From Acidimicrobiia bacterium, the proteins below share one genomic window:
- a CDS encoding CCA tRNA nucleotidyltransferase, whose protein sequence is MIPARLQPLLRAEGVPVRVAERFRAAGHELYLVGGSVRDALLDRVAAVEEYDFTTDASPDEIEGLLRGWAKAVVVVGKEFGTVGAHLDGISVEITTFRSEVYREESRKPVVEFSNDLATDLSRRDFSINAIALRLVPEPEMIDPHGGLTDLGAGVLRTPIDPEISFADDPLRMLRLFRFVATLGFTVEDATLAAAGAMAGRIEIVSAERVHGEFDRLITGDFVAAGLWGVVDSGLAEHFIPEIPALAVEQDPFHQHKDVLAHTIAVVEKCPADDRIVRLAALFHDIGKPETREVGEGGVSFHHHEVVGARITKARMRELRYPKDDIDAVSRLVYLHMRPHTFKLGWSDRAVRRYVRDAGDQLDQLNTLVRCDVTTRNEKRERQIQRAISELEDRIAELRSREEIDRIRPPIDGNRVMQHLGLKPGPLVGEAMDMLLEHRLDEGPYDEEEALRLLDDWMRERESRAKNQDNTNPNS, encoded by the coding sequence ATGATCCCCGCTCGTCTTCAACCGCTGTTGCGCGCCGAGGGCGTTCCTGTTCGGGTCGCCGAGCGGTTCCGGGCGGCGGGGCACGAGCTCTACCTGGTGGGGGGAAGCGTCCGCGACGCCTTGCTCGATCGAGTGGCGGCCGTCGAGGAGTACGACTTCACCACCGATGCCTCCCCCGACGAGATCGAGGGGCTCCTTCGGGGCTGGGCGAAGGCGGTGGTGGTCGTCGGGAAGGAGTTCGGCACGGTCGGGGCACACCTCGATGGCATCAGCGTGGAGATCACCACCTTCCGCAGTGAGGTGTATCGCGAGGAGAGCCGTAAGCCGGTGGTGGAGTTCTCCAACGACCTGGCCACCGACCTGTCCCGCCGGGACTTCTCCATCAACGCGATCGCTCTACGGCTGGTGCCAGAGCCGGAGATGATCGATCCGCACGGTGGTCTGACCGACCTCGGTGCCGGGGTGCTCCGCACTCCGATCGACCCCGAGATCTCGTTCGCCGACGATCCGCTGCGAATGCTCCGCCTCTTTCGCTTTGTCGCGACCCTGGGGTTCACGGTTGAGGACGCCACGCTGGCAGCGGCCGGGGCGATGGCGGGGCGGATCGAGATCGTGAGCGCCGAGCGAGTCCACGGCGAGTTCGATCGGCTGATCACGGGAGACTTTGTGGCCGCCGGGCTCTGGGGGGTGGTGGACTCCGGGCTCGCCGAGCATTTCATCCCTGAGATCCCCGCCCTGGCCGTCGAGCAGGATCCCTTCCATCAACACAAGGATGTGCTCGCCCACACGATCGCGGTGGTCGAGAAGTGCCCCGCCGACGACAGGATCGTCCGCCTGGCGGCGCTGTTCCACGACATCGGAAAGCCCGAAACCCGCGAGGTGGGCGAGGGCGGCGTCAGCTTCCACCACCACGAGGTCGTCGGTGCCCGAATCACCAAGGCCCGCATGCGCGAACTGCGCTATCCCAAGGACGACATCGACGCCGTGTCCCGTCTGGTCTACCTCCACATGCGCCCTCACACCTTCAAGTTGGGGTGGAGCGATCGAGCCGTTCGCCGGTACGTCCGTGATGCCGGGGATCAACTCGACCAGCTCAACACGCTGGTCCGGTGCGATGTCACCACCCGCAACGAGAAGCGTGAGCGGCAGATCCAGCGCGCCATCTCCGAGTTGGAGGACCGCATCGCCGAATTGCGCAGTCGTGAAGAGATCGACCGCATCCGCCCCCCGATCGACGGCAACCGGGTGATGCAGCACCTAGGCCTGAAGCCCGGCCCCCTCGTCGGCGAAGCGATGGACATGCTCCTGGAACACCGCCTCGACGAAGGCCCCTATGACGAAGAAGAGGCCTTGCGATTGCTCGATGATTGGATGCGGGAGAGAGAATCAAGAGCCAAGAATCAAGACAACACCAATCCCAATTCTTGA
- a CDS encoding PilT/PilU family type 4a pilus ATPase: MTSNLPSIDELLADTRTAGASDLHLKPGIPPTIRVDGDLRPLPQPNLTVADVDAYLEALIPDRLRVEFKEHREADFAYGLRDGSRFRVNAFQQRGHNTIALRALLPPTGDFASLGLPPVLSRLAAERRGLILVTGPTGSGKSTTLAALVDWINSNRRVNIITVEDPVEFIHRDKVAMVSQREVGVDTGSFGEAMRRMLRQDPDVILIGEMRDVETVDAALKASETGHLVLSSLHTLDATETINRIIDFFPTEHQRQIRVLLSGTLKAILSQRLIPAVSGKGRVPAVEVLVNTDRVAERIADETLTHEIPDVIAEGSYYGMETFDQAILRLAGSGKIAFDEAMRNATNPADLKLRAQQLGLVGTK; this comes from the coding sequence CTGACCTCGAACCTGCCCTCGATCGATGAACTACTCGCCGACACGCGCACGGCCGGAGCATCTGACCTCCACCTGAAGCCGGGGATCCCCCCGACGATCCGGGTGGACGGCGACCTGCGCCCCCTTCCGCAGCCGAACCTCACGGTGGCCGATGTCGACGCCTACCTCGAAGCCCTGATCCCGGACCGCCTGCGGGTCGAGTTCAAGGAGCATCGGGAGGCCGACTTCGCGTATGGCCTCCGCGACGGCTCCCGATTCCGGGTGAACGCCTTTCAGCAGCGGGGCCACAACACCATCGCCCTGCGCGCTCTGCTTCCACCCACTGGCGACTTCGCCTCGCTGGGGCTTCCTCCGGTGCTCTCCCGGCTCGCTGCCGAGCGCCGGGGACTGATCCTCGTGACCGGGCCCACCGGCTCGGGGAAGTCGACGACCCTGGCGGCGCTGGTCGATTGGATCAACTCGAACCGCCGGGTCAACATCATCACGGTGGAGGACCCGGTGGAATTCATCCACCGCGACAAGGTGGCCATGGTGAGCCAGCGCGAGGTGGGCGTGGACACCGGCAGTTTCGGCGAAGCGATGCGCCGGATGCTCCGCCAGGACCCCGACGTCATCCTCATCGGCGAGATGCGCGACGTGGAGACCGTCGATGCCGCCCTCAAGGCGTCCGAGACCGGCCACCTGGTGTTGTCCTCGCTCCACACCCTCGATGCGACTGAGACCATCAACCGCATCATCGACTTCTTCCCCACCGAGCATCAGCGTCAGATCCGAGTGCTGCTCTCCGGCACGCTGAAGGCGATCCTCAGCCAGCGGCTCATCCCCGCGGTGAGCGGCAAGGGTCGGGTGCCGGCGGTCGAGGTGCTCGTCAACACCGACCGGGTCGCCGAACGGATCGCCGATGAGACGCTGACCCATGAGATCCCCGACGTCATCGCCGAGGGGTCGTACTACGGCATGGAGACCTTCGATCAGGCCATCCTGCGCCTGGCAGGCAGCGGCAAGATCGCCTTCGACGAAGCAATGCGCAACGCCACCAACCCGGCGGACCTCAAGCTGCGAGCACAGCAACTGGGCCTGGTCGGGACGAAATGA
- a CDS encoding histone deacetylase yields the protein MRPLLFHHQAFLDHDTGAGHPERPERVTAALRGARSWGGEVDERLAPEAEITDLFGVHDPAYVEAIRDFCAAGGGALDPDTSAVPASWTAALRAVGAGLASLQAIDDGDATVAFNVVRPPGHHALGARAMGFCLFNNVAVAADRIRGRGDRVAIIDWDVHHGNGTQDMFYTDGEVLYLSLHEFPFYPGTGWLEETGSGPGEGRTINFPFPPGTAGDAYAEAFDRVVVPVLAEFAPARVLVSAGYDAHRADPLAGLMLEAADYQRMAADLASLGIPTVYFLEGGYDLAAIEASVAATLRGAAGEPASPPSAASPRRARQSVQMVAEAMAPHWKGVQGG from the coding sequence ATGCGACCGCTGCTCTTTCACCACCAGGCGTTCCTCGACCACGACACGGGTGCCGGCCATCCCGAGCGTCCCGAAAGGGTGACCGCCGCCCTCCGGGGTGCCCGATCGTGGGGAGGTGAGGTGGATGAGCGACTCGCCCCCGAAGCCGAGATCACCGACTTGTTCGGGGTGCACGACCCGGCGTATGTCGAGGCGATCCGCGACTTCTGTGCAGCCGGCGGTGGGGCGCTCGATCCGGACACCTCCGCCGTGCCCGCCTCGTGGACCGCGGCGCTGCGGGCTGTGGGTGCGGGCCTCGCCTCCCTGCAGGCGATCGACGACGGCGATGCCACGGTGGCCTTCAACGTGGTGCGCCCGCCCGGTCATCACGCCCTGGGGGCACGGGCGATGGGCTTTTGTCTGTTCAACAACGTGGCGGTTGCGGCCGATCGCATCCGGGGCCGCGGCGATCGGGTGGCGATCATCGACTGGGATGTTCACCACGGTAACGGCACCCAGGACATGTTCTACACCGACGGTGAAGTGCTCTACCTGTCGCTTCACGAGTTTCCCTTCTACCCGGGTACCGGATGGCTCGAGGAGACGGGCAGCGGCCCCGGGGAGGGGCGGACGATCAACTTCCCGTTTCCTCCCGGGACCGCGGGCGACGCGTATGCGGAGGCGTTCGATCGGGTGGTGGTCCCGGTGCTCGCCGAGTTTGCCCCTGCTCGCGTTCTGGTGAGCGCCGGATACGACGCCCATCGCGCCGATCCGCTCGCCGGGTTGATGCTCGAGGCCGCCGACTACCAGCGGATGGCGGCGGACCTGGCGTCCCTGGGGATCCCGACCGTCTACTTCCTCGAAGGGGGCTACGACCTGGCGGCGATCGAAGCCTCGGTCGCCGCCACCCTGCGGGGCGCGGCCGGCGAGCCTGCGTCGCCGCCGTCGGCCGCCTCGCCCCGGCGAGCCCGGCAGTCGGTGCAGATGGTTGCCGAGGCGATGGCGCCACATTGGAAGGGTGTTCAAGGCGGCTGA
- a CDS encoding GNAT family N-acetyltransferase, producing the protein MTTRVRVEGSWPEPITLRRGWARAESRPWNDVVPMAHLRLMRGGGTQFLSDCVEALREVGASAVLSPPLPRSAQQTWCDAEFVHHADLALLRTTLDRIPPPAHLVLVGGEADVEEALRIDAAAFDDFWRFDRRAMCEAMASTPRAVLHVVRNAGGGLAGFAVSGAGTSIAYLQRLAVDPGSQGRGIGRSLVRSSARWAKRMGSRVLMLNTQIDNDGAIALYESEGFVALMEPLAVLKNAG; encoded by the coding sequence GTGACAACACGAGTACGGGTCGAGGGCAGTTGGCCCGAGCCGATCACACTGAGGAGGGGTTGGGCCCGGGCCGAGTCGCGACCGTGGAACGATGTCGTCCCGATGGCTCACCTCCGTTTGATGCGCGGCGGAGGAACCCAATTCCTCAGTGACTGCGTCGAGGCCCTCCGCGAGGTCGGAGCATCCGCGGTGCTGTCACCCCCACTCCCCCGGTCTGCGCAGCAGACATGGTGTGACGCCGAGTTCGTGCATCACGCCGACCTGGCGCTGCTCCGTACCACCCTCGATCGAATCCCTCCGCCGGCACATCTCGTTCTCGTCGGAGGAGAGGCCGACGTCGAGGAGGCGCTGCGCATCGACGCCGCCGCCTTCGACGACTTCTGGCGGTTCGACCGGCGAGCAATGTGTGAGGCGATGGCCTCCACCCCTCGCGCCGTCCTTCATGTGGTCCGCAACGCCGGCGGCGGACTCGCCGGCTTCGCCGTCAGCGGGGCCGGCACATCGATCGCCTACCTGCAACGCCTGGCGGTCGATCCGGGGAGCCAGGGCCGCGGGATCGGTCGGTCCCTGGTCCGGTCATCGGCGCGATGGGCCAAGCGGATGGGGTCGCGGGTGCTCATGCTCAACACCCAGATCGACAACGACGGAGCCATCGCCCTCTACGAGTCGGAGGGCTTCGTCGCGCTCATGGAGCCCCTGGCGGTACTGAAGAACGCGGGGTGA
- a CDS encoding DegV family protein yields MIRIITDSSCDLPDDVVERHRLTVVPLTIRFGDEDFVDREQLSKDDFWSKLTGGTVTPETAAPSVGRFQEAFSRLSDEGADGVVVICISSEISATHQAAVLAVDSYGGGIPVRVIDSRLVSAALGLVVVEAAQAAEAGATIAETERIAVDAAAKSNLLATLDTLEYLKRGGRIGGAAAFFGNLLDLKPLIAFADGVVSPAGRVRTRKKAVAAILQHLDGIVDRVEALAVVHSDPDDLQSFRDEVAARYPTVMLSRLGPVVGTHAGPGVIGIAYRLK; encoded by the coding sequence ATGATTCGAATCATCACCGACTCCTCTTGTGACCTTCCGGATGACGTGGTGGAGCGACACCGGCTCACGGTGGTACCGCTGACCATCCGCTTCGGCGACGAGGACTTCGTCGACCGTGAGCAGCTCTCGAAGGACGACTTCTGGTCGAAGCTGACAGGCGGCACGGTGACTCCGGAGACCGCGGCTCCGTCGGTCGGTCGGTTCCAGGAGGCATTCAGCCGGCTGTCCGACGAGGGGGCCGACGGGGTGGTGGTGATCTGTATCTCATCGGAGATCAGCGCCACCCACCAGGCGGCGGTGCTCGCCGTCGACAGCTACGGCGGTGGGATCCCGGTCAGGGTGATCGACAGCCGGCTGGTCTCGGCCGCCCTCGGGCTGGTGGTGGTCGAGGCAGCCCAGGCGGCGGAGGCCGGGGCCACCATCGCTGAGACAGAGCGGATCGCGGTGGATGCCGCCGCCAAGTCCAATCTGCTGGCGACGCTCGACACTCTCGAGTACCTCAAGCGCGGTGGCCGGATCGGAGGGGCGGCGGCCTTCTTCGGAAATCTGCTCGACCTGAAGCCGCTCATCGCGTTCGCCGACGGGGTGGTCTCGCCCGCAGGGCGGGTCCGTACCAGGAAGAAGGCGGTGGCGGCGATCCTCCAGCACCTCGACGGAATCGTCGACCGTGTCGAGGCACTGGCCGTGGTCCACTCGGATCCGGACGACCTCCAGTCGTTCCGGGACGAGGTCGCCGCTCGCTACCCCACGGTCATGCTCTCCCGCCTCGGCCCGGTGGTAGGAACCCACGCCGGCCCCGGGGTGATCGGAATTGCCTACCGATTGAAGTAG
- a CDS encoding sigma-70 family RNA polymerase sigma factor — translation MTDRAELDAILIGRYLQGEVAAFDELMRAHEDRVFAVCLRMLRDREAALDATQETFIAVFRKADRFAGRSAFSTWLYRVAVNTCYDQARRRRRHAAVPLPDSNDPVDVSADDRFTSAELRSDIEAALAALPDEFRAAVVLADVEGLALQAVADILEVPVGTVKSRVFRGRRLLAESLGNLKGPSDTPIREANA, via the coding sequence ATGACCGACCGCGCCGAGCTCGACGCCATTCTCATCGGGCGCTACCTCCAGGGGGAGGTGGCCGCCTTCGACGAGCTGATGCGCGCCCACGAGGACCGGGTGTTCGCGGTGTGTCTGCGAATGCTGCGCGATCGGGAAGCGGCGCTGGATGCCACCCAGGAGACATTCATCGCGGTATTCCGCAAGGCCGATCGGTTCGCCGGCCGCTCCGCGTTCAGTACCTGGCTGTACCGGGTGGCGGTGAACACGTGTTACGACCAGGCCCGCCGCAGGCGGCGCCACGCGGCGGTCCCCCTCCCCGATTCGAACGATCCGGTCGATGTATCCGCCGACGATCGGTTCACGTCGGCCGAGTTGAGGTCGGATATCGAAGCCGCGCTGGCCGCCCTACCCGACGAGTTCCGGGCGGCCGTCGTCCTCGCCGACGTCGAGGGTCTCGCCCTCCAGGCCGTCGCCGACATCCTCGAGGTCCCGGTGGGCACGGTGAAGTCACGGGTATTCCGGGGCCGCCGCCTGCTCGCCGAATCTCTCGGGAACCTGAAAGGCCCTTCCGACACTCCTATCCGAGAAGCCAATGCCTGA
- the trxB gene encoding thioredoxin-disulfide reductase — MTEKLTIIGSGPAGLTAAIYASRANLEPLMIEGMAAGGQLMLTTDVENYPGFPDGIMGPELMELFKKQATRFGTRIVTSDVSKVDLSQRPFKIWVGNDEYQSESIIVSTGASARWLGVPGEDKLRGYGVSACATCDGFFFRDRPIIVVGGGDSAMEEALFLTKFASRVTVVHRRDEFRASKIMASRVLEHDKIDVRWNTVVDEILGDGSVTGVRLTDLESGATEEFATEGVFVAIGHDPNTGLFEGQLELDEKGYLKVFGSTATSVDGVFGAGDVVDHTYRQAVTAAGMGCEAAIDVERWLDAQAGDHYPPAGSRTSTAMVADQQEVKAAGPANG, encoded by the coding sequence GTGACCGAGAAGCTCACCATCATCGGCTCCGGCCCCGCCGGGCTGACCGCGGCGATCTACGCCTCCCGGGCCAACCTCGAACCGCTGATGATCGAGGGCATGGCCGCCGGCGGCCAGTTGATGCTGACCACCGACGTCGAGAACTACCCCGGCTTTCCCGACGGGATCATGGGGCCCGAACTGATGGAGCTGTTCAAGAAGCAGGCCACGAGGTTCGGTACCAGGATCGTCACCTCCGACGTGTCGAAGGTGGATCTGTCACAGCGGCCCTTCAAGATCTGGGTCGGCAATGACGAGTACCAATCCGAATCGATCATCGTGTCCACCGGCGCGTCGGCGCGCTGGCTGGGCGTGCCCGGCGAAGACAAGCTCCGCGGCTATGGCGTGTCGGCCTGCGCCACCTGCGACGGGTTCTTCTTCCGCGACCGACCGATCATCGTGGTCGGCGGAGGCGACTCGGCCATGGAGGAGGCGTTGTTTCTCACCAAGTTCGCCTCCAGGGTCACCGTCGTTCACCGTCGCGACGAGTTCCGGGCGTCGAAGATCATGGCCTCCAGGGTTCTGGAGCACGACAAGATCGACGTCCGTTGGAACACCGTCGTCGATGAGATCCTCGGTGACGGGTCGGTTACCGGGGTGCGGCTCACCGACCTCGAATCTGGCGCCACCGAAGAGTTCGCCACCGAAGGCGTTTTCGTCGCCATCGGCCACGATCCGAACACCGGCCTCTTCGAGGGTCAGCTCGAACTCGACGAGAAGGGCTACCTCAAGGTGTTCGGCAGCACTGCTACTTCGGTGGACGGGGTGTTCGGCGCGGGCGACGTGGTCGACCACACCTACCGCCAGGCGGTCACCGCAGCCGGCATGGGGTGCGAGGCCGCCATCGACGTCGAACGCTGGCTCGACGCCCAGGCCGGCGACCACTATCCCCCCGCAGGGTCACGAACCTCGACCGCGATGGTCGCCGATCAACAGGAGGTGAAGGCCGCAGGGCCCGCCAATGGCTGA
- the trxA gene encoding thioredoxin — translation MAENVITATDQGFADLIAGDTPVLVDFWAEWCSPCRMIAPVVEKIATNHAGKITVAKLNVDENPNTAMQYEVMSIPTLIVYQGGNEKKRIVGARPEQAILSEIDEFIS, via the coding sequence ATGGCTGAAAATGTGATAACCGCAACCGATCAAGGATTCGCCGACCTCATAGCCGGCGACACTCCGGTGCTCGTCGACTTCTGGGCCGAGTGGTGCTCGCCATGCCGGATGATCGCCCCGGTCGTCGAGAAGATCGCCACCAACCACGCCGGCAAGATCACCGTGGCAAAGCTGAACGTCGACGAAAACCCCAACACCGCGATGCAGTACGAGGTGATGAGCATTCCCACTCTCATCGTGTATCAGGGCGGCAACGAGAAGAAGCGCATCGTGGGGGCGCGGCCCGAGCAGGCGATCCTTTCGGAGATCGACGAGTTCATCTCCTAG
- a CDS encoding peptidoglycan-binding protein, translating into MALYQIGDTGDAVRDIQDRLTAVGLAINGDRLGEFGEGTEAAVRSFQESRRLAADGMVGRETWRILVDASYTLGDRLLYYRMPMLHGDDVAELQSRLNALGLEAGAVDGIFGPATLKAVLEFQQNRLMAEDGIIGPAVVAELTLMSRETGKMGRHELKERVWLSNLPRSLAGHRVFVDPYCRDDRESIEAWAAARGAISTLSDAGAHPVLSRSADTRPAERLRAEHANEVGAFIVIGFALPSTDVPGVYFYSSARGESEAGERIAVAVAAGLGVEAVGRVTPLLRDTRAPAIVVALPRLDAAVGASTARSVESWFENQ; encoded by the coding sequence ATGGCCCTGTATCAAATAGGCGACACCGGGGACGCCGTGCGCGACATTCAGGACCGCCTGACAGCGGTCGGCCTCGCCATCAACGGCGATCGCTTGGGTGAATTCGGTGAAGGCACCGAGGCGGCGGTTCGTTCGTTCCAGGAATCGAGACGGCTCGCTGCCGACGGCATGGTCGGCCGCGAGACCTGGCGCATCCTCGTCGACGCCAGCTACACCCTCGGTGATCGGCTCCTCTACTACCGGATGCCGATGCTGCACGGCGACGACGTGGCCGAACTGCAGAGCCGACTCAATGCACTGGGCTTAGAGGCCGGAGCGGTGGACGGCATCTTCGGCCCGGCCACGCTGAAGGCCGTGCTCGAATTCCAACAGAACCGACTCATGGCCGAGGACGGGATCATCGGCCCGGCGGTGGTCGCCGAGTTGACCCTGATGTCGCGCGAGACCGGGAAGATGGGACGGCACGAACTGAAGGAGCGGGTGTGGCTGTCCAACCTGCCCCGCTCCCTCGCCGGCCACCGGGTGTTCGTGGACCCCTACTGCCGAGACGATCGCGAGTCCATCGAGGCGTGGGCTGCCGCCCGTGGGGCGATCTCCACGCTGAGCGATGCCGGCGCCCACCCGGTGCTCAGCCGCTCGGCCGACACCCGCCCTGCCGAGCGGCTCCGCGCCGAGCACGCCAACGAGGTGGGGGCGTTCATCGTCATCGGGTTCGCCCTGCCGTCCACCGACGTCCCCGGGGTCTACTTCTACTCGTCGGCTCGAGGCGAGAGCGAGGCAGGAGAGAGGATCGCCGTTGCGGTCGCCGCCGGGCTGGGGGTCGAAGCGGTGGGCCGGGTCACCCCCCTGCTCCGCGACACCCGCGCTCCGGCGATCGTGGTGGCCCTACCCCGCCTGGACGCGGCGGTCGGCGCCTCGACCGCTCGCAGCGTGGAGTCCTGGTTCGAGAATCAGTAG
- a CDS encoding ParB/RepB/Spo0J family partition protein produces MAAPRKSGLGRGLDALLSTTVPTEGFAWVQIGAITPNPRQPRERFDEEALEALAASIREVGVLQPIVIGPADDEGRHVLVAGERRLRAAKLAGLDTIPAMIRVSDDSGRLAEALIENLQREDLGSLEEAAAYRTLMEDFDMTHEQVAERVGKSRSAITNTVRLLNLPGAIQGLLADARLSAGAARALLGTSDTAFAVRTANRAADEGWSVRQVEDAVRKHDGGDPESAGPARRERPAEIIALEERLTDRLGSSVTIQYGRGGGGRLTIRFGSVDDLERIYRELSQ; encoded by the coding sequence ATGGCCGCACCACGTAAGTCCGGATTGGGGCGGGGGCTCGATGCCCTCCTGTCGACGACCGTACCGACGGAGGGGTTCGCCTGGGTGCAGATCGGAGCGATCACCCCCAATCCACGCCAGCCGAGAGAGCGCTTCGACGAAGAGGCCCTCGAGGCCCTGGCCGCCTCGATCAGAGAGGTGGGGGTCCTGCAGCCAATAGTGATCGGGCCGGCAGACGACGAAGGCCGGCACGTGCTGGTGGCAGGGGAGAGGCGGCTTCGAGCCGCCAAGCTTGCCGGCCTGGACACGATCCCCGCGATGATCCGGGTGTCCGACGACTCGGGTCGCCTGGCCGAAGCGCTGATCGAGAACCTGCAGCGCGAGGATCTCGGTTCGCTGGAGGAGGCCGCCGCCTACCGAACCCTCATGGAAGATTTTGACATGACACACGAGCAGGTCGCCGAGCGGGTGGGGAAGAGCCGGTCGGCGATCACCAACACCGTGCGATTGCTGAACCTCCCCGGAGCCATTCAGGGCCTGCTGGCCGACGCCAGGCTCTCAGCCGGCGCGGCTCGGGCTCTACTCGGAACCAGCGACACTGCCTTCGCGGTGCGAACCGCCAATCGAGCCGCCGACGAAGGATGGTCGGTCCGTCAGGTCGAAGATGCGGTCCGGAAGCACGACGGTGGCGATCCTGAATCGGCCGGTCCCGCCCGCCGCGAGCGCCCCGCCGAGATCATTGCGCTCGAGGAGCGACTGACGGACCGTCTCGGCTCGTCCGTCACCATCCAGTACGGACGGGGGGGTGGGGGACGGCTGACCATAAGGTTCGGATCAGTGGACGATCTGGAGAGGATCTATCGGGAACTGAGCCAGTGA
- a CDS encoding AAA family ATPase, with protein sequence MPDLARSRATVVAFANQKGGVGKSTTAINLAAAIATMGEQVLVIDCDPQSNATSGLGIDRRTVVKSVYDVMLGEAGLDEVILPTAMDRLFVAPSSIDLAAAEIELVARFSRERQMAIAIEKLERVFDFVFIDCPPSLGLITVNALTAADEVIIPIQAEYYALEGLSQLLKSINAIQTNLNPGLEIEGAVITMFDRRTTLASDVSQQVREHFGDRAYRTVIPRTVRLAEAPSFGEPIESFDPMSRGAIAYRSLAEEFRRRHGRTT encoded by the coding sequence GTGCCTGACCTCGCTCGTTCCCGCGCAACCGTCGTCGCTTTCGCCAATCAGAAGGGCGGGGTCGGTAAGTCGACCACCGCCATCAACCTGGCTGCCGCCATTGCCACGATGGGGGAGCAGGTGCTGGTCATCGATTGCGATCCGCAGAGCAACGCCACCAGTGGCCTCGGCATCGATCGACGCACGGTGGTGAAGTCGGTATACGACGTGATGCTGGGCGAGGCCGGCCTCGACGAAGTGATCTTGCCCACCGCGATGGACAGACTGTTCGTCGCCCCTTCCTCGATCGATCTGGCGGCGGCAGAGATCGAGCTGGTCGCTCGGTTCTCCCGGGAGCGTCAGATGGCGATCGCCATCGAGAAGCTCGAGCGGGTGTTCGATTTCGTGTTCATCGATTGCCCCCCGAGCCTCGGGCTGATAACCGTAAACGCCCTCACCGCGGCGGATGAGGTGATCATCCCGATCCAGGCCGAGTACTACGCCCTCGAAGGATTGAGCCAACTACTCAAGTCGATCAATGCAATCCAGACCAACCTTAACCCTGGACTCGAGATCGAGGGAGCAGTGATAACCATGTTCGATCGCCGCACCACTCTCGCCTCCGACGTATCGCAGCAGGTCCGGGAGCACTTCGGGGATCGGGCCTACCGCACGGTGATTCCCCGCACAGTGCGACTGGCCGAAGCCCCGTCGTTCGGGGAGCCCATCGAGTCGTTCGATCCGATGAGCCGTGGGGCCATCGCCTACCGCTCGCTCGCCGAGGAGTTCAGGAGGAGACATGGCCGCACCACGTAA
- a CDS encoding RsmG family class I SAM-dependent methyltransferase, whose amino-acid sequence MDSLDLARSAAVWAGHQLSDGQGEMLEAYAEWLIHEAIPAGGLGPRESDRIWGRHIADSVAFSAAWPAAPPEILDVGTGVGLPGIPLAILWPDTEVTVLDRGGRRIRLLTRAVRILGLENVRVAQGDVFDVADEWSGLVFRGSVKAPEAVGLAGRLLGIPGTAVLGLSRREEPPDRTRDLVGIATALGLQAEVVGTPPEILDGPAWILIMRLGA is encoded by the coding sequence ATGGACTCTCTGGACCTCGCCCGCAGCGCGGCCGTTTGGGCCGGCCACCAACTCTCCGACGGCCAGGGCGAAATGCTCGAGGCGTACGCGGAGTGGCTGATTCACGAGGCGATTCCGGCCGGCGGGTTGGGTCCGCGAGAATCCGACCGTATCTGGGGGAGACACATCGCCGACTCCGTCGCCTTCTCCGCCGCATGGCCGGCTGCCCCGCCCGAGATTCTCGACGTGGGCACCGGGGTAGGTCTCCCCGGGATCCCACTGGCGATCCTGTGGCCGGACACCGAGGTCACCGTGCTCGATCGCGGGGGGCGCCGTATCCGGCTGCTGACCAGGGCGGTGAGGATCCTCGGCCTGGAGAATGTTCGAGTCGCCCAGGGCGACGTCTTCGATGTGGCCGACGAGTGGTCCGGCCTGGTCTTTCGGGGATCGGTCAAGGCACCGGAGGCCGTTGGCTTGGCCGGGCGCCTGCTGGGGATTCCCGGCACCGCAGTCCTCGGGCTGAGCCGACGGGAGGAGCCGCCGGATCGCACCCGGGACCTGGTGGGGATCGCCACCGCGTTGGGCCTGCAAGCGGAGGTGGTGGGCACGCCACCCGAAATCCTTGACGGACCCGCCTGGATCCTTATCATGCGCCTCGGTGCCTGA